Proteins from one Hydrogenivirga caldilitoris genomic window:
- a CDS encoding NYN domain-containing protein has protein sequence MRRAGIFIDGTNLYFIQRNYLNVKIDLVKFVEYFKRFYSIYNVFFYLAYREEDEKQEKFYRMLAFSGITVVRKPIKHLPDGSFKGNLDVEMAIDMLLTKDNYDVAILCSGDSDFEKLINVLRSFGKEVVCVSTRDSSSIEVVNAADRYIELRDIIEEIKLEEAVK, from the coding sequence ATGAGGAGGGCAGGTATATTCATAGACGGTACAAACCTGTACTTCATACAGAGAAACTACCTGAATGTGAAGATAGACCTGGTCAAATTTGTGGAGTATTTCAAGAGGTTTTACTCAATATACAACGTCTTCTTTTACCTGGCTTACAGGGAGGAAGATGAAAAGCAAGAGAAGTTTTACAGGATGTTGGCTTTCAGTGGTATAACCGTAGTCAGAAAGCCGATAAAACACCTGCCGGATGGGAGCTTTAAGGGAAATCTTGACGTTGAAATGGCTATAGATATGCTCCTTACTAAGGATAACTACGATGTTGCTATCCTGTGCTCCGGAGACAGCGATTTTGAGAAGCTTATAAACGTTCTACGCTCCTTTGGAAAAGAGGTCGTATGTGTTTCCACCAGGGATAGTTCTTCCATAGAGGTGGTTAACGCAGCGGATAGATATATAGAGTTAAGGGACATAATAGAAGAGATAAAGCTGGAGGAAGCTGTGAAATGA
- a CDS encoding ATP phosphoribosyltransferase regulatory subunit, whose translation MTKPTLLPFERILTVPESNLIKRSILTAMEVFERWGYNYIKLPAFDHYEVHVKALGSKSSGTIVFKDTQEGELIGLRSDFTTQVVRSVSFFKVWHFPLRLYYFGTLFSSENNTWERFQVGLELIGVKNVEGDAEVISATAEYIKTLGIKGVVATIGHVNIVRKLLENLKDELRDEVREAFRERNLSLLREIFDNGLISRLPLIQGKEEALRVLSELGLEEERVELEELGRHLEEAGIDFIYDLSEVRDFPYYTGVVFEFFHPNIGSPIAGGGRYDTLSQAYGESFPATGGSVYIDKLLPLLKPKPEEKDFFVIDLSHKKKFGFKVASLLRSKGYKVGRDIVRRALEHSLDYAFSEGYKKVVVVTDEKDVKVYTTVKDYYLVSLEEFLKLV comes from the coding sequence ATGACAAAACCTACACTCCTACCCTTTGAGAGAATTCTTACCGTCCCTGAATCAAACCTTATAAAGAGAAGCATACTGACCGCAATGGAGGTTTTTGAAAGATGGGGCTATAACTATATAAAACTGCCTGCCTTTGACCACTATGAGGTTCACGTGAAAGCCCTGGGGAGCAAATCTTCGGGGACGATAGTCTTTAAAGATACACAGGAGGGCGAGCTGATAGGCTTGAGGTCAGATTTTACTACACAAGTTGTGAGGAGCGTTAGCTTCTTTAAGGTCTGGCACTTCCCCCTTAGGCTTTACTACTTTGGAACTCTCTTCTCCTCAGAGAACAACACCTGGGAGAGGTTTCAGGTAGGGCTTGAACTTATAGGAGTAAAAAATGTTGAAGGTGATGCCGAGGTTATATCCGCAACAGCGGAGTATATAAAAACCCTAGGTATAAAGGGCGTGGTTGCAACCATAGGTCATGTAAACATAGTCAGGAAGCTTTTGGAAAATCTGAAGGATGAACTTAGGGACGAGGTGAGAGAAGCCTTTAGGGAGAGGAACCTTAGCCTTTTAAGAGAGATTTTTGACAACGGGCTGATATCCCGGCTTCCGCTGATTCAAGGAAAGGAAGAGGCTTTGAGGGTCTTGTCGGAGCTGGGACTTGAAGAGGAGAGGGTTGAACTTGAAGAGCTCGGCAGGCATCTGGAGGAAGCTGGGATTGATTTTATTTATGACCTTTCTGAGGTTAGAGATTTCCCTTACTACACAGGTGTGGTCTTTGAGTTCTTTCATCCAAATATCGGCTCACCCATAGCAGGGGGTGGCAGATACGATACCCTATCCCAAGCTTACGGTGAGAGTTTTCCTGCAACAGGTGGAAGTGTATACATAGATAAACTCCTCCCTCTGTTAAAACCCAAACCTGAGGAGAAGGATTTCTTTGTGATAGACCTATCCCATAAAAAGAAGTTCGGTTTTAAAGTAGCCTCACTCCTACGTTCAAAGGGGTACAAGGTTGGTAGGGATATAGTAAGGAGAGCCCTTGAGCATTCCTTAGATTACGCTTTTTCCGAGGGATACAAAAAGGTCGTGGTTGTAACTGACGAGAAGGACGTTAAGGTATACACGACGGTAAAGGACTACTACCTTGTGAGCTTAGAGGAGTTCCTTAAGCTTGTCTAA
- the uppS gene encoding polyprenyl diphosphate synthase, whose product MNIPRHIAIIMDGNGRWARKQGLPRIMGHYKGAQAAEEITKACIELGVEYLTLFAFSTENWNRPEEEIQLLFELLRNYLKEKREELIELGVRLRFIGRRDRIGKDLRLLMERLERDTERNSKINVILAVDYGGRDDILRAVNKLIRLEFDYIDEETFSHFLDLGDVPDPDLLIRTAGEKRVSNFLLWNIAYTELYFTETYWPDFTPEELHKAIEDFSGRKRKFGRVLDE is encoded by the coding sequence ATGAATATTCCCAGACACATAGCGATAATAATGGATGGTAACGGTCGTTGGGCAAGAAAGCAGGGATTACCCCGTATAATGGGGCACTACAAAGGAGCTCAAGCAGCCGAAGAGATAACCAAAGCTTGCATTGAGCTTGGTGTTGAGTATCTGACCCTTTTTGCTTTTTCAACAGAGAACTGGAACAGACCTGAAGAAGAGATTCAGCTCCTCTTTGAGCTTTTGAGGAACTATCTGAAGGAGAAGAGAGAGGAGCTTATAGAGCTCGGGGTAAGACTCAGGTTCATAGGAAGGAGGGACAGGATAGGAAAGGACCTGAGGCTTCTTATGGAAAGGCTTGAGAGGGATACCGAAAGGAACAGCAAGATAAACGTCATACTTGCCGTAGATTACGGTGGAAGGGATGATATACTCAGAGCTGTCAATAAACTCATAAGGCTTGAATTTGACTATATTGATGAGGAGACTTTCTCTCATTTCCTTGACCTTGGAGACGTACCTGATCCAGACCTTCTCATAAGAACGGCAGGGGAGAAAAGGGTATCAAATTTCCTACTCTGGAACATAGCTTACACAGAACTCTACTTCACCGAGACATACTGGCCCGATTTCACCCCTGAGGAACTTCACAAAGCTATTGAGGATTTTTCTGGAAGAAAGAGAAAGTTTGGAAGAGTCTTGGATGAATAG
- a CDS encoding nucleotide exchange factor GrpE, with protein MERKEELKEEIEEVKEELKKEEEEVEELQNRIRELEEKVKKLETIAKNSNIRAAELQREIEYLKERYRKDIEEQRKFGYEALTLDILNVLDNFERALSAAATTKDFDSLLRGVEMIYSELRRILERYNVQEIDIQGKEFDPYLAEAVETVQAQEHPPNTVVKVLQKGYKLHGKVIRPAKVVVSLPEEEIT; from the coding sequence ATGGAAAGGAAGGAAGAGCTTAAAGAGGAAATTGAAGAGGTTAAAGAAGAATTGAAGAAAGAAGAGGAAGAGGTTGAAGAACTCCAAAACAGGATAAGAGAACTGGAAGAAAAGGTAAAGAAGCTTGAAACCATAGCTAAGAACTCAAACATAAGGGCAGCGGAACTCCAGAGAGAGATAGAGTACTTGAAAGAGAGGTACAGGAAGGACATTGAGGAGCAGAGAAAGTTTGGTTATGAGGCTCTGACCCTTGATATACTCAATGTGCTTGATAACTTTGAAAGGGCTTTATCGGCTGCCGCTACCACGAAGGACTTTGACTCCTTGCTCAGAGGAGTTGAAATGATTTATTCAGAGCTCAGAAGAATTCTTGAAAGGTACAATGTTCAGGAGATAGACATTCAAGGAAAAGAATTTGACCCTTACCTGGCAGAGGCGGTTGAGACCGTCCAGGCTCAGGAACACCCACCAAACACTGTCGTCAAGGTTCTTCAGAAAGGTTACAAACTTCACGGGAAAGTTATAAGACCCGCAAAGGTGGTTGTATCCCTGCCGGAAGAGGAGATAACGTGA
- the metK gene encoding methionine adenosyltransferase, whose amino-acid sequence MYSLRMAESVTEGHPDKIADQIADTLLDEFLKKDPYSKVSLEILVTTGLVMVGGELSTESFVDIPKVVRGVVKDIGYTKPELGFDADTCAVITSIDEQSPEIALGVSGEGAGDTAIVVGYAVKEAPNLMPWAITIAHRITRKISELRKTGKCPFLRPDGKVLVSMIYEDGKPQFIKDIVAYVHHDPDISIQNLRELVIEEVIRKEVPSELLGNRTNIRVNPTGRFVIGGPVADTGLTGRKIVSDAYGDIGFSGGSAFSGKDPTKTDRSGSYMARMIAKHIVAAGLADKCVVQIGYAFGLTEPVAFDIETFGTEKVDKERIEDAVLKLFPLKPCDIIELLDLRRPIYRDTACYGHFGREKFPWERLDYLDKLKELL is encoded by the coding sequence ATGTACTCCCTCAGAATGGCAGAGTCGGTGACGGAAGGTCACCCTGACAAGATAGCCGACCAGATAGCGGACACTTTACTTGATGAGTTCCTCAAAAAGGACCCATACAGCAAGGTATCCCTTGAAATACTGGTCACCACAGGGCTCGTTATGGTAGGAGGCGAGCTCTCTACAGAAAGCTTTGTGGATATACCTAAGGTGGTCAGAGGTGTCGTAAAGGATATAGGTTACACAAAACCCGAGCTTGGTTTTGATGCGGACACATGCGCAGTAATAACATCTATAGATGAGCAGAGTCCAGAGATAGCCCTGGGTGTGTCTGGTGAGGGTGCAGGAGATACAGCCATAGTTGTTGGTTATGCAGTGAAGGAAGCTCCTAACCTTATGCCATGGGCTATAACCATTGCTCACAGGATAACCCGGAAGATATCAGAGCTTAGAAAAACTGGTAAGTGCCCATTTCTTAGACCTGACGGGAAGGTTCTGGTAAGCATGATATACGAAGACGGCAAACCCCAGTTCATCAAAGATATAGTAGCCTATGTGCACCATGACCCAGATATATCAATCCAGAATCTGCGAGAGCTTGTGATTGAAGAGGTTATAAGGAAGGAAGTTCCTTCTGAGCTCCTTGGGAACAGAACTAACATAAGGGTAAATCCAACGGGAAGATTCGTTATAGGAGGACCCGTTGCTGATACAGGACTGACAGGAAGGAAGATAGTTTCTGACGCATACGGGGATATAGGTTTTTCTGGAGGGAGTGCCTTTTCTGGCAAGGATCCCACAAAGACAGACAGGTCTGGCTCTTACATGGCAAGGATGATAGCCAAGCATATCGTCGCGGCGGGTTTGGCGGACAAATGTGTTGTTCAGATAGGGTACGCCTTTGGACTCACCGAGCCTGTGGCTTTTGATATAGAAACCTTTGGAACTGAGAAGGTGGATAAGGAGAGGATAGAGGATGCTGTTCTAAAGCTGTTCCCTTTGAAACCTTGCGACATAATAGAGCTCCTAGACCTAAGAAGACCTATATACAGGGACACTGCCTGTTATGGGCATTTCGGAAGGGAGAAGTTCCCCTGGGAGAGGCTTGATTACTTAGACAAGCTTAAGGAACTCCTCTAA
- a CDS encoding tetratricopeptide repeat protein — MRILPFFVAGALLAGCAPVSQQPERVSEVEIKLTRLEQKQADIEKDIEKTNERIDKLTELISELRLEIERLKLRLLTGTGETGQAPPKETSTMDTQARLSPEKVPVPSETGGEAPVQPQQEQQAVEDAETAYKKAIELYSVKKLYEARDAFLDFIKKFPENKYTDNAFFWIGKIYQELGDTQRAEEIYKSLVDKCEKGKLPECNKLPDAYFQLMRIYIDRGNVAEANKYYSTLIERFPTSDAAVRAREQKLLLGE; from the coding sequence ATGAGGATACTTCCATTCTTTGTGGCGGGAGCGCTTCTCGCAGGATGTGCTCCTGTATCCCAACAACCCGAAAGGGTTTCCGAGGTTGAGATAAAGCTCACTCGCCTTGAACAGAAGCAGGCGGACATTGAGAAGGACATTGAGAAAACCAACGAAAGGATAGACAAGCTTACGGAACTTATCTCTGAGCTCAGGCTTGAGATAGAGAGGCTAAAGCTCAGATTGCTGACGGGCACAGGGGAGACAGGACAAGCACCTCCAAAGGAAACCTCAACGATGGACACACAAGCAAGACTCTCTCCGGAGAAGGTACCTGTTCCTTCGGAGACAGGAGGGGAAGCCCCTGTCCAACCCCAGCAGGAGCAGCAGGCTGTTGAGGACGCTGAAACTGCATACAAAAAAGCTATAGAGCTTTACAGTGTGAAAAAACTCTATGAAGCGAGGGATGCCTTCTTAGATTTTATAAAGAAGTTTCCTGAGAACAAGTACACGGACAACGCCTTCTTCTGGATCGGAAAGATATACCAGGAGCTGGGGGATACCCAGAGGGCGGAAGAGATATACAAGAGTTTGGTGGACAAGTGTGAGAAGGGAAAATTACCCGAATGCAACAAGCTTCCTGATGCATACTTTCAGTTGATGAGGATATACATAGATAGAGGGAACGTCGCTGAAGCAAACAAGTATTACTCTACACTGATAGAACGCTTCCCAACGTCTGATGCTGCGGTTAGAGCAAGGGAGCAAAAACTCCTTCTGGGAGAATAG
- a CDS encoding nicotinate phosphoribosyltransferase — protein MEKLGLCTDLYELTMAQSYLEHGKTGNAVFSLFVRKLPEARNFLVSCGLETLLEQLERFRFGDEELKYLKNLGRFSTDFLDYLRDYEFRGNIYAIPEGRIFFQNEPIVQFEGSLPEVQILETLVINIIHFQTVIASKAVRSFLVSRGKALVDFGFRRAHGLEAGIYAARASYISGFAGTSNLEAGRRFGIPVFGTVAHSYIMIFDREEEAFKAFAESFPKNAVFLLDTYDTIEAAKKTVQLARKGVPVVGVRLDSGDIEYLSKEVRRILDEGGLKEVKIIVSGGVDEYRIDKWLSKGCPIDAFGVGTKFITSADAPYLDMAYKLVEYEGKPKVKTSPGKATFPFKRQVYRFYGEKGMERDEVVIYGEEAEGESLVDKVIEGGSLKIKLPSLNEIRERMMEDIERLPPELKSLEKHDYRVIIK, from the coding sequence ATGGAGAAACTGGGGCTCTGCACAGACCTGTACGAACTCACTATGGCTCAAAGCTACCTTGAACATGGAAAGACCGGCAATGCCGTCTTCAGCCTCTTTGTCAGAAAACTCCCGGAAGCGAGAAACTTTCTTGTATCCTGTGGACTGGAAACGCTCCTTGAACAGTTAGAGAGGTTTCGGTTCGGAGATGAAGAACTCAAATACCTCAAGAACCTGGGCAGGTTCTCCACAGACTTCCTTGACTATCTTAGGGACTATGAGTTCAGGGGAAACATATATGCGATACCTGAGGGAAGAATATTCTTCCAAAACGAGCCCATAGTTCAGTTTGAGGGGAGTCTCCCTGAAGTTCAGATACTTGAAACCCTGGTGATAAACATTATTCACTTCCAGACAGTTATAGCCTCAAAGGCTGTAAGAAGCTTCCTGGTTTCAAGGGGAAAAGCTCTGGTTGACTTTGGATTCAGGAGAGCCCACGGGCTTGAAGCGGGCATATACGCTGCAAGGGCTTCCTACATAAGCGGTTTTGCAGGGACATCTAACCTTGAAGCGGGAAGGAGGTTTGGCATACCTGTGTTCGGAACGGTTGCCCACTCCTACATAATGATCTTTGACCGGGAAGAAGAAGCCTTTAAGGCTTTCGCTGAAAGCTTCCCAAAGAACGCTGTCTTCCTCCTTGATACCTACGATACGATTGAAGCGGCAAAGAAAACCGTCCAACTCGCAAGGAAGGGGGTTCCCGTCGTGGGTGTGCGGCTTGACAGTGGGGATATAGAGTACCTTTCAAAGGAGGTGAGGAGAATCCTTGACGAAGGGGGACTAAAGGAGGTGAAGATAATAGTCAGCGGTGGTGTTGATGAGTACAGGATAGATAAGTGGCTCTCTAAGGGCTGTCCTATAGACGCCTTCGGGGTCGGAACCAAGTTCATAACCTCCGCAGATGCCCCATACCTTGACATGGCTTACAAACTGGTAGAGTACGAGGGCAAACCCAAGGTCAAGACAAGTCCAGGAAAAGCTACCTTCCCCTTTAAGAGACAGGTATACAGGTTTTACGGGGAAAAGGGGATGGAGCGGGATGAGGTTGTGATTTACGGAGAGGAGGCTGAAGGGGAAAGTCTCGTAGATAAGGTGATTGAGGGAGGATCTCTGAAGATAAAGCTACCGAGTTTGAACGAGATAAGAGAGAGGATGATGGAGGACATAGAAAGGCTACCCCCGGAGTTAAAGTCTTTAGAGAAACACGATTACAGGGTTATCATAAAATAA
- the kdsA gene encoding 3-deoxy-8-phosphooctulonate synthase, with product MKKFTIIAGPCAIESEKTVFPVAQKLKELSEKLPEVDFVFKSSFDKANRSSINSFRGHGLEYGLNVLQKVKEELGLKVTTDIHESWQAEPVSQVVDLIQIPAFLCRQTDLLLAAAKTGKAVNVKKGQFLAPWDAENIVKKLQFGGAKDIFITERGVSFGYNNLVVDFRSLPIMSKFAKVIFDATHSVQLPGGMGDRSGGQREFAFPLMRAAVAVGCDGIFMETHPNPEEALSDGPNQIPLKDLEYVIEAVLEIREVAVKYRDVLVG from the coding sequence ATGAAAAAGTTTACTATAATAGCGGGACCCTGCGCCATAGAGAGCGAAAAGACGGTTTTTCCCGTTGCCCAAAAGCTCAAAGAGCTTAGTGAGAAACTTCCAGAGGTGGACTTCGTGTTTAAGTCCTCTTTTGATAAAGCGAACAGGTCCTCTATAAACTCTTTTAGGGGGCACGGGCTTGAGTATGGACTCAATGTTTTACAGAAGGTTAAAGAGGAGCTTGGCCTAAAGGTAACTACTGACATACATGAGAGCTGGCAAGCGGAACCCGTAAGTCAAGTGGTGGACCTGATCCAGATACCCGCCTTTCTATGCAGACAGACGGATCTCCTGCTCGCCGCTGCGAAAACTGGAAAGGCTGTAAACGTGAAGAAAGGCCAGTTTTTAGCTCCCTGGGATGCTGAGAATATCGTAAAGAAGCTCCAGTTCGGAGGGGCAAAGGACATATTCATTACGGAGAGGGGGGTTTCCTTTGGATACAACAACCTGGTTGTTGATTTTAGAAGTCTCCCCATAATGTCAAAGTTTGCAAAGGTAATATTTGACGCCACCCATAGCGTACAGCTTCCAGGTGGGATGGGTGACAGGTCGGGCGGTCAGAGGGAGTTTGCCTTTCCCCTTATGAGAGCTGCAGTTGCGGTGGGATGTGACGGGATATTTATGGAAACGCACCCCAACCCGGAAGAAGCCCTATCCGATGGACCAAACCAGATACCTCTGAAAGACCTGGAGTACGTGATTGAGGCAGTGCTGGAGATAAGAGAGGTAGCTGTAAAGTACAGAGATGTGCTTGTAGGCTAA
- a CDS encoding polyprenyl synthetase family protein, with protein sequence MLFLESIERRLIEELNPKVRLVLETGRYLIEGGGKRLRPLVTVLACGMCGGEPERALPLGVGLEYIHAASLLHDDVVDGAKKRRGRESANLIFGNEVAVLTGDYMYAKALHLFSTYGTMEMIKLVSQAVMDMAEAQVLELSKVGELITEEEYFQIIDGKTAVLFGTCMAVGGMSGGCDSKEKLYEAGLRMGRAFQLIDDLLDYAGNPEKTGKPVGNDLREGKTTYPLLSVLKGLDEDEVRKVLRDTNPSQEAIDDLRRAVLSLGGDLKTKERAILELSAAKDILSEFPDNPYKEELLKIMDFVAFREL encoded by the coding sequence ATGCTGTTTCTGGAGAGTATAGAGAGAAGGCTTATTGAGGAGCTAAACCCAAAGGTACGGCTCGTTTTAGAAACCGGCAGATACCTTATAGAAGGCGGCGGGAAGAGGTTGAGACCACTTGTAACGGTCTTAGCCTGCGGTATGTGTGGGGGTGAACCCGAAAGAGCTCTCCCCTTAGGGGTAGGTCTTGAATACATACATGCTGCCTCGCTTCTTCACGATGACGTTGTAGATGGAGCTAAAAAGAGAAGAGGTAGGGAATCAGCAAACCTTATATTTGGAAACGAGGTGGCCGTTCTTACAGGAGACTACATGTATGCGAAAGCCCTTCACTTATTTTCAACTTACGGTACTATGGAGATGATAAAACTTGTCAGTCAGGCTGTTATGGACATGGCTGAAGCTCAGGTGCTTGAGTTGAGCAAGGTTGGTGAGCTTATAACGGAGGAGGAGTACTTTCAGATTATAGATGGAAAAACGGCAGTCCTGTTCGGGACATGTATGGCTGTCGGAGGTATGTCCGGAGGATGCGATAGTAAGGAAAAGCTCTACGAGGCTGGTTTGAGAATGGGGAGGGCATTTCAGCTCATTGACGACCTTCTGGACTACGCCGGAAATCCAGAAAAAACAGGCAAACCTGTGGGTAACGACCTCAGAGAGGGGAAAACCACCTATCCCCTACTATCTGTCCTAAAAGGTCTGGATGAAGATGAGGTCAGGAAAGTTTTAAGGGATACAAACCCATCACAAGAAGCTATAGATGACCTCAGAAGGGCGGTTCTAAGCCTTGGAGGCGACCTAAAAACTAAAGAAAGGGCAATACTGGAGCTTTCTGCAGCCAAGGACATACTGAGCGAGTTTCCGGACAACCCGTATAAGGAAGAACTTCTCAAAATCATGGACTTCGTAGCCTTCAGAGAACTTTAG
- a CDS encoding phosphatidate cytidylyltransferase: MNRELYGALIGALTLLALALPISIFTLVVAFLALLIGRELSFALGVESVFPATFFSSLLFVIDPALGGIYVGLIALAYGYRTWNLDSFLRSVFILFYTGFFTSYLVHIREMGFTTILAFVLSVWANDVFAYYIGKRYGKAHLLPKLSPKKTVEGFLGGIAAGALAFALLSPFPLLKSLLIAVLFLLAGVAGDYFKSFIKRQLGIKDFSHVLGGHGGFTDRFDAVIFAAPVFYWLTYRL; encoded by the coding sequence ATGAATAGAGAACTCTACGGAGCACTGATAGGGGCTCTTACTCTACTTGCCCTGGCTCTCCCCATCTCTATATTCACACTTGTTGTTGCGTTTCTTGCCCTCCTTATAGGCAGGGAGCTATCCTTTGCCTTGGGGGTTGAAAGCGTTTTTCCAGCTACGTTCTTTTCTTCGCTTCTATTCGTGATTGATCCTGCGTTGGGAGGCATTTACGTCGGATTGATAGCTCTGGCTTATGGCTACAGGACTTGGAATCTTGACAGTTTTCTCAGGTCAGTTTTTATCCTGTTTTACACTGGGTTCTTTACTTCATACCTTGTCCATATCAGGGAGATGGGTTTCACTACGATACTTGCCTTTGTACTGAGCGTTTGGGCTAACGATGTCTTTGCCTATTACATCGGCAAGAGATACGGAAAGGCACACCTTCTTCCTAAGCTTTCTCCAAAAAAGACAGTGGAAGGGTTTCTGGGAGGCATAGCCGCAGGTGCCTTAGCGTTTGCCCTACTTTCCCCCTTTCCGCTCTTGAAATCGCTCCTTATAGCTGTGCTGTTTCTCCTGGCAGGGGTCGCTGGAGACTACTTCAAGAGCTTTATAAAACGCCAGTTGGGAATAAAAGATTTCTCCCATGTGCTTGGCGGTCACGGTGGCTTTACTGACAGGTTTGACGCAGTTATCTTCGCAGCGCCTGTTTTCTACTGGCTTACGTACCGATTATAG
- a CDS encoding PP2C family protein-serine/threonine phosphatase: MRLEVSYLTNRGRVRSKNEDALLIDQEVICGLSLDKPVLKTFHVERQVSLAVADGMGGLPCGEEASRLTLEYLRGFHVSDREELLILLKKAKRHLDSYVEVHGRCRGMGTAVAGIFIESSKAVVFNVGDCRVYRKREQLQRLTRDHTEAYELYEGGIIGEEEIRNHPYRNILTSAITGGYFEEFEVFVHEVDVNPGDLFLICSDGLWGELHEGDMSLCTGMSTFEGSVCLFEKAYRGGSDNISFILAKVL; encoded by the coding sequence GTGAGGCTGGAAGTTTCCTATTTAACAAACAGGGGCAGGGTAAGAAGCAAAAATGAAGATGCTTTGCTTATAGACCAGGAAGTTATCTGTGGGCTGTCCCTGGATAAGCCTGTCCTGAAAACCTTTCATGTTGAACGCCAAGTTTCCTTAGCTGTTGCGGACGGTATGGGAGGTCTTCCCTGTGGTGAGGAAGCCAGCAGGCTCACCCTTGAATACCTCAGAGGTTTTCATGTTTCAGATAGGGAGGAGCTTCTGATACTTTTAAAGAAAGCAAAAAGACATCTTGACAGCTACGTTGAAGTCCATGGGCGCTGCAGGGGTATGGGTACAGCCGTTGCGGGTATCTTTATTGAGAGCTCTAAAGCGGTGGTTTTCAACGTTGGAGATTGCAGGGTTTATAGGAAGAGGGAACAGCTCCAGAGACTGACAAGAGACCATACAGAGGCTTACGAACTCTATGAGGGGGGGATAATAGGCGAAGAGGAAATTAGAAATCATCCTTACAGGAACATCCTTACCTCCGCTATTACGGGTGGGTACTTTGAGGAATTTGAAGTGTTCGTTCATGAGGTTGACGTAAACCCCGGAGACCTGTTCCTTATATGCTCGGACGGGTTATGGGGAGAGCTCCACGAAGGTGATATGAGTCTCTGTACGGGCATGTCAACCTTTGAAGGGTCCGTGTGTCTTTTTGAGAAAGCTTACCGTGGGGGGAGTGATAATATAAGCTTTATTCTCGCTAAAGTTCTCTGA
- the hisA gene encoding 1-(5-phosphoribosyl)-5-[(5-phosphoribosylamino)methylideneamino]imidazole-4-carboxamide isomerase, producing MDIKSFVIPAIDIKEGKVIRLFRGEFDKAKVYPYIPEELAGIFGAAGFKRIHLVDLDGAEGGKPKNIQHIKRVRAVFNGEIEFGGGVRSYGLAKALFDEGIDYVVIGTLALKDPDEFERIILDFPGKVILSIDSKEGKVAVGGWREESSTTPEELASAYDSKPIWGYLYTIIERDGSLEGVDVKPYREIKSVVKKPVLASGGVSSLEDVEKLYGVVDGVVVGKAIYEGRIPVEGF from the coding sequence ATGGACATAAAGAGCTTCGTTATCCCAGCTATAGATATAAAAGAGGGCAAAGTCATAAGGTTGTTCAGGGGTGAGTTTGATAAAGCCAAGGTGTATCCATACATTCCGGAGGAGCTTGCAGGAATTTTTGGTGCCGCAGGTTTCAAAAGGATACACCTGGTTGACCTTGACGGAGCTGAAGGCGGAAAGCCAAAGAATATCCAGCATATAAAAAGAGTCCGAGCCGTTTTTAACGGGGAGATAGAGTTCGGTGGAGGCGTAAGAAGCTACGGGCTTGCAAAAGCACTTTTTGATGAGGGGATAGACTACGTTGTAATAGGTACGCTTGCTCTGAAAGACCCTGATGAATTTGAGAGGATAATTTTAGACTTCCCCGGCAAGGTGATACTTTCCATAGATTCAAAGGAAGGAAAGGTGGCTGTCGGTGGGTGGAGAGAGGAGAGTTCCACAACCCCTGAAGAGCTCGCAAGTGCTTATGACAGCAAACCTATATGGGGCTACCTTTATACGATAATTGAGAGAGATGGAAGTCTTGAAGGCGTGGATGTTAAACCTTACAGGGAGATAAAATCGGTGGTTAAAAAGCCTGTCCTTGCATCCGGAGGCGTATCCTCTCTGGAGGACGTTGAAAAACTCTACGGTGTGGTTGATGGTGTGGTCGTAGGAAAGGCGATCTACGAGGGAAGGATCCCCGTAGAAGGGTTTTAG